TGTTTGCTGGCTATGCGCTGGTGCTCGCTATCGTCTTCCACTTTAGCTTCCATTATCGCCACCGCCAGATAAGTGATTCTTCGGCATCGCTCGCACATTAAGGCTCCCGGCCTTACAGCTAGCGTAAGCGATGTTAATTTATGAGGCTTGCTACTCAGGGAGCCTCATGAATACATCTCAGCGTATCTATCGCACCGACCTTAAGCTGCTGCGTTATTTTCAGGCCGTAGCCGAGGAACTGCACTTTGGCCGGGCTGCCGCGCGGCTGAACATGTCGCAGCCTCCCCTGAGCTTCCATATTAAAGAGCTGGAGGCTCAACTGGGTACGGTTCTGTTTATTCGCCATTCCCGGCACGTAGCGCTGACCCATGCAGGCGTTGTCCTGCTGGAAGAGACAAAACAGCTGCTTAACAATGCCAGTCTTGCGCTGGCGAGAGTTGAACAAATTGGCCGCGGCGAAGGCGGGCGCATTCAGTTAGGGATTGTCGGGACTGCAATCTGGGGCGGGCTGCGGCTTGGGCTACAGCGGTTTATTGCTGACTATCCCGCTATTGACGTGACCTTTCGCGAAAAGTCCCCAGGGGATCAGCTCGCACTGCTTGAACGCCACGAGATTGATGCCGGGATCTGGCGGATGGAAACCTGCCCGCCTGGGGGCCTGCAGAGCGAAAAACTGCATGAGGCAACATTTATGGTGGCGCTGCCGGAGAGTCATCCGCTAGCCCGGCAGCAGACGGTGGACATTACCCAACTGCGCCATGAGCCGTTCGTGACGATGACCGCCATTCACTCTGACTGGACTTTCCTGCAGCGCGTTTGCCGCGAAGCCGGTTTTACCCCACGGGTTGTTCGTGAGGCGGTGGAGCCGCAAACCGTGCTGGCGTTGGTGAGTATCGGTTTCGGGCTAACTATTATTGCCGACAGCTACGCGCAAATGAACTGGCCTGGCGTGGTGTTTCGTCCTCCCTCCCGGCCGATTCCTGCCGATCTTTATGCCGTTTTTGATCCCGTGCATCTCACCTTGACCACAAAGCAATTAATTGAGGCACTTAAGAAGTCTCCCGCCGATTAGCCCATCGTTGAAAGGTGAGGGCAGTGGTATGATTAGCGGGCGGTTAATTTTGGTCTGGTTGCTCAGAGGTGCAGGTTGAAAATCGCTATTTTATCCCGGGATGGAACGCTCTATTCATGCAAGCGCCTGCGCGAGGCGGCGACGCGTCGCGGTCATCAGGTGGAGATCATCGATCCCCTTTCTTGCTATATGAACATTAATCCGGCCGCGCCTTCCGTGCACTACAAGGGGCGTCAACTGCCGCATTATGACGCGGTAATTCCGCGTATTGGCTCGGCTATCACTTTTTACGGCACGGCGGTGCTGCGCCAGTTTGAAATGCTGGGCAGCTACCCGCTCAATGAATCGGTGGCCATCACCCGCGCGCGGGACAAACTGCGTTCGTTACAGTTGCTGGCGAAGCAGGGGATTGATTTGCCGGTAACGGGGTTCGCCCACTCACCCGACGATACCAGTGACCTGATTGATATGGTGGGCGGTGCGCCGCTGGTGGTGAAGCTCGTGGAAGGCACGCAGGGCATTGGCGTGGTGCTGGCCGAAACGCGGCAGGCGGCGGAAAGCGTGATTGATGCGTTTCGCGGTCTGAATGCCCATATTTTAGTGCAGGAATACATCAAAGAAGCGAAGGGAAGGGATATTCGCTGCCTGGTGGTGGGTGACCAGGTTGTTGCCGCCATTGAGCGGCAGGCCAAACCCGGCGATTTCCGCTCAAACCTGCACCGGGGCGGCGTCGCGCACCAGGTGACCATTACCGATCTTGAGCGCGAGGTGGCGCTAAAAGCGGCCAGCACGCTGGGGCTGGATATCGCCGGGGTGGACATTTTACGCGCCGATCGTGGGCCGCTGGTGATGGAAGTGAACGCCTCGCCGGGGCTGGAAGGCATTGAAAACACAAGCGGTGTCGATATCGCCGGGCTGATGATCAAATGGATAGAGCAGCAGGCGCGCCCTGGGTACTGTCTTAAAACCGGCGGATAATCGCCAAATCGGCGCTTATGCATAGTATGACGTGTCATTTTTGCGTAAGATGGCACGTTAATTTTTGAACCGGTAATGAGGTTTTTGCGTTTATGGATTCACTCGTGGTCCCGACTCTGGACACTTTACGCCGCTGGCTGGATGAAATCGGCGTAACCTTTTTCGAGTGCGATACCTGTCAGGCATTGCATTTGCCCCATATGCAGAACTTCGATGGCGTATACGACGCGAAAATCGATCTTGTGGACAACATTATCCTGTTTTCTGCATTGGCCGAAGTTAAGCCGTCGGCGCTGTTGCCGCTGGCGTCCGATCTTTCCTCGATCAATGCCAGCTCGCTGACGGTGAAAGCTTTCCTCGACATACAGGATGATAACCTGCCCAAGCTGGTGGTATGTCAGTCGTTGTATGCCTCGGTGGGTATTACCCGCGAGCAGTTTGCCGCCTTCGTTCAGCAGAGCGAAGAGCAGGTTTCGATGGTGATCCTCGAAGCCTGTGCTAATCAGCTGCTGTTTGTGGCTGAAGAAGAAGAGCGCGACAGCACAATTATTCACACTCACTCTCTGCACTGATCCTTTCTTATTTTAACGCAGCGGCCACCAGCGCCGCCGCGTTCCGCATGTTTTTATTCTGTCATATTGCCGTCATAGCCAGACAAATCCCTGCCATAAGGCAATTATTTGCCGCCTGTATAGACGAAAGATGTCTGGAAAGTTGATAAAAGGCGTTTTTTCATCCGGGCTATAGTCGCCAACCCTGGCTACAGTTATTCTTGCGTGGCCGTAAAAACGAGCAACGTCTGCGTGAAGATTGCCCAAATTCTTTTTCTGCAGAATGAATAGAGATGCATGAATTTTGCATGCTAAAAACAGCGTGCGGCGAATGCGGATAAGCCACATTGCGTAAATTCGGCTCATTCGAGTCTGGTTTGGCCTTTATTCAGAAGGAATGAAATTATGCTCTACCTACGTAAAAAAGGGTTGTTGGGGATGGTTGCCGGTGCGCTGATGGTGGCCTCTGCCGCCAGCTCTGCCGCCGAACAAAAGACGCTGCACGTCTATAACTGGTCAGACTATATCGCCACGGATACCCTGGCAAACTTCACCAAAGAGACCGGCATCAAAGTGGTTTACGACGTGTTCGATTCCAACGAGGTGCTGGAAGGCAAACTGATGGCGGGCAGCACGGGTTATGACCTGGTGGTGCCGTCTTCGCAGTTCCTTGAGCGCCAGGCTCAGGCCGGTATTTTCGAGCCTCTGGATAAAAGCAAACTGCCGAATTACAAAAACCTCGACCCGGAAATGCTCAAGCTGGTGGCGCAAAACGACCACGATAATAAATACGGTATTCCGTACATGATGGTGACGACCGGCATTGGCTATAACGTTGAGAAGGTGAAAGCCGCGCTGGGCAAAGACGCCCCGGTGGACAGCTGGGATCTGATCTTCAAGCCAGAGAACCTTGAAAAACTGAAAAGCTGTGGCGTGTCGTTCCTGGACGCGCCTAGTGAAATTTACGCCACCGTGTTGCACTACCTGGGCAAAGATCCGAACAGCACCAACGCCGCAGACTACACCGGCGCGGCTAACGATTTGCTGATGAAGCTGCGTCCAAATATTCGTTACTTCCATTCATCCCAGTACATCAACGATCTCGCCAACGGTGATATTTGCGTGGCGATTGGCTGGTCCGGGGATATTCTGCAGGCAGCAAATCGCGCCAAAGAAGCTAAAAATGGCGTGAATGTTGCTTATTCCATTCCTAAGGAAGGCGCGATGGTCTACTTCGATATGTTTGCCCTGCCGGTAGACGCGAAGAACAAAGACGAAGCGTACCAGTTCCTTAACTACCTGATGAAGCCGGACGTTATCGCCAACATCAGTAATCATATTTACTACGCGAACGCCAATAAAGAAGCTACGCCGTTACTGAGCGAAGAAGTCCGCAGCAACCCGGGAATTTACCCGCCGGCGGATATTCGTGCCAAGTTGTTCACACAAACGGTGATGCCAGCGAAGATTGACCGGGTTATCACCCGCGCGTGGACTAAGGTTAAAACAGGCAAGTAGTCCTGTTACACCCTGCACCGGGCGGTTGCACCAGAGTTGTGCAATCGCCCCAGCCTGAACGGAAGCCCTTGTTTCCGGGAGGGCTAAAAGTACGGCAACCGGGCCGTATCTTCTTTTTGCTTTTGCCGGAGAGCAACAGAATTGAACGACGCAATCCCTCGCCCGCAGTCCAAAACACCCAAAGCGCTGACGCCGCTGCTGGAAATTCGTAACCTTACTAAATCGTTTGATGGCCAACATGCCGTGGATGACGTCAGCCTGACCATCTATAAAGGCGAAATTTTTGCTTTGCTGGGCGCCTCAGGCTGCGGCAAATCTACGCTGCTGCGTATGCTGGCGGGGTTTGAGCAGCCAAGCGCGGGGCAAATCATGCTTGATGGCGTCGATTTGTCTCATGTGCCGCCTTACCAGCGTCCGATCAATATGATGTTCCAGTCTTATGCGCTGTTCCCGCACATGACCGTGGAGCAGAACATCGCCTTTGGCCTGAAGCAGGACAAACTGCCGAAGTCGGAGATTACCAGCCGGGTTGCAGAAATGCTGACCCTGGTGCACATGCAGGAATTTGCAAAACGCAAACCTCACCAGCTTTCAGGCGGCCAGCGTCAGCGCGTGGCGCTAGCCCGTAGCCTGGCTAAGCGCCCCAAATTGCTGTTGCTTGACGAGCCTATGGGGGCGCTGGATAAAAAACTGCGCGACAGGATGCAGCTGGAAGTGGTGGACATTCTTGAACGCGTCGGCGTGACCTGCGTGATGGTGACCCATGACCAGGAAGAGGCGATGACCATGGCCGGGCGAATTGCGATCATGAATCGCGGTAAGTTCGTGCAAATCGGCGAGCCGGAAGAGATTTATGAGCACCCAACCACCCGCTATAGCGCGGAGTTTATCGGTTCGGTTAACGTCTTCGAAGGGGTATTAAAAGAGCGTCAGGACGACGGGCTGGTGATAGATAGTCCTGGACTAGTGCATCCGCTGAAGGTGGATCCTGACGCTTCCGTGGTAGATGGCGTGCCGGTTTTCGTCGCGCTGCGCCCGGAAAAGGTGATGCTTTGCGAAGAGCCGCCCGCCGATGGCTATAACTTTGCCGTCGGAGAAGTGGTGCATATCGCCTATCTCGGCGATCTCTCCATCTACCACGTTCGCCTGAAAAGTGGGCAGATGATCAGCGCCCAGCTGCAGAATGAGCACCGCTATCGTAAAGGGGCGCCCACCTGGGGGGATGAAGTTCGTCTGTGCTGGGATGCCGACAGCTGCGTGGTTCTGACGGTTTAAGGAGGCAAGATGACAACACTTTCTGAAGGCCCGGCAGAGACGGCCGTGCTTAAGCCCTCGGGCATGAAGCGTTTGCTCGCCCGTTTGCAGATGGCACACGGGCGCAAGCTGGCGATCGCGTTGCCATATCTGTGGCTGATCCTGCTGTTTATGCTGCCATTTCTCATCGTCTTTAAGATCAGCTTTTCGGAAATAGCCCGTGCGATCCCGCCATACAGCGATCTGGTGAGCTGGGCCGATGGGCAACTGTCGATCACCCTGAATCTGGCG
This Klebsiella michiganensis DNA region includes the following protein-coding sequences:
- the potG gene encoding putrescine transporter ATP-binding subunit (part of the PotFGHI ATP-dependent putrescine transporter), with product MNDAIPRPQSKTPKALTPLLEIRNLTKSFDGQHAVDDVSLTIYKGEIFALLGASGCGKSTLLRMLAGFEQPSAGQIMLDGVDLSHVPPYQRPINMMFQSYALFPHMTVEQNIAFGLKQDKLPKSEITSRVAEMLTLVHMQEFAKRKPHQLSGGQRQRVALARSLAKRPKLLLLDEPMGALDKKLRDRMQLEVVDILERVGVTCVMVTHDQEEAMTMAGRIAIMNRGKFVQIGEPEEIYEHPTTRYSAEFIGSVNVFEGVLKERQDDGLVIDSPGLVHPLKVDPDASVVDGVPVFVALRPEKVMLCEEPPADGYNFAVGEVVHIAYLGDLSIYHVRLKSGQMISAQLQNEHRYRKGAPTWGDEVRLCWDADSCVVLTV
- a CDS encoding transcriptional regulator, translating into MNTSQRIYRTDLKLLRYFQAVAEELHFGRAAARLNMSQPPLSFHIKELEAQLGTVLFIRHSRHVALTHAGVVLLEETKQLLNNASLALARVEQIGRGEGGRIQLGIVGTAIWGGLRLGLQRFIADYPAIDVTFREKSPGDQLALLERHEIDAGIWRMETCPPGGLQSEKLHEATFMVALPESHPLARQQTVDITQLRHEPFVTMTAIHSDWTFLQRVCREAGFTPRVVREAVEPQTVLALVSIGFGLTIIADSYAQMNWPGVVFRPPSRPIPADLYAVFDPVHLTLTTKQLIEALKKSPAD
- a CDS encoding spermidine/putrescine ABC transporter substrate-binding protein gives rise to the protein MLYLRKKGLLGMVAGALMVASAASSAAEQKTLHVYNWSDYIATDTLANFTKETGIKVVYDVFDSNEVLEGKLMAGSTGYDLVVPSSQFLERQAQAGIFEPLDKSKLPNYKNLDPEMLKLVAQNDHDNKYGIPYMMVTTGIGYNVEKVKAALGKDAPVDSWDLIFKPENLEKLKSCGVSFLDAPSEIYATVLHYLGKDPNSTNAADYTGAANDLLMKLRPNIRYFHSSQYINDLANGDICVAIGWSGDILQAANRAKEAKNGVNVAYSIPKEGAMVYFDMFALPVDAKNKDEAYQFLNYLMKPDVIANISNHIYYANANKEATPLLSEEVRSNPGIYPPADIRAKLFTQTVMPAKIDRVITRAWTKVKTGK
- a CDS encoding ribosomal protein S6 modification protein (responsible for the addition of glutamate residues to the C-terminus of ribosomal protein S6): MKIAILSRDGTLYSCKRLREAATRRGHQVEIIDPLSCYMNINPAAPSVHYKGRQLPHYDAVIPRIGSAITFYGTAVLRQFEMLGSYPLNESVAITRARDKLRSLQLLAKQGIDLPVTGFAHSPDDTSDLIDMVGGAPLVVKLVEGTQGIGVVLAETRQAAESVIDAFRGLNAHILVQEYIKEAKGRDIRCLVVGDQVVAAIERQAKPGDFRSNLHRGGVAHQVTITDLEREVALKAASTLGLDIAGVDILRADRGPLVMEVNASPGLEGIENTSGVDIAGLMIKWIEQQARPGYCLKTGG